Within Plectropomus leopardus isolate mb chromosome 23, YSFRI_Pleo_2.0, whole genome shotgun sequence, the genomic segment gtaacagatATATGAGCAACACGGTCAAAGTTCAATATTATGAGGAAGTAGTATATCGCGGCTGGGTTCATACTGAATGCAACAGTAAATACTTTGTAAGGTCAACTGCAGGagctactaaaagtaaaaagaaaaagtatgcagTTCAGAAGGCAGCTCCAGTTTGGCATTAAGAACTGTAAttataacaaacacacacatagatactGATATATCCACACCAAGCTACAATCAGCAGATAAACAGGTCTAGTGCTAATATGAAACTCTGACAGGTATCCAGCCTCGGTGCACGTAAAGCCTCGGTGTGACAGTTAAAGACTCACAGGTTGAATGCTTTACTTGAATGCGGCACATCTTCAATCAGCAAAGCTGAATGtgtggtgaaaaaaatccccagcATGGCCTGAAACAGAAGAAAGACACCTGTTACTGAGAGGCTCATTCACGTCATGAGTCCTGCAGTCAATAACACACAGTTGATGGGTTTTGTTATGTCAAATCTAACTGAAGCTAAAGGTTATAACTAAGATTAATGTTTTGGAAAACCTGCAAGGCACTTTATCTTATCAGACATTTTTAACCTTCAGGGCCCATATTTATACAGAGTGTAATTAACATTATACAGGAAATAATCAAAGCTTGAgtaaactctctctctctctgtatgtattttttatatgttaatattttactGAACTTTTCTCCACTTAAAATGTCACCTATGGTCATCAAATCAAATGTCTCATattcatatgtatatataaaaaacaaaatttttcacaaaatagtaataatttaaaatttaaataaataaaaatacataagtaaTTCtacggaaaaaaaaagaaaacgtaaaaaacaaaaccatatgCCTACAATGATATGTACCACAATCTACACATTctgtaaattttaatttttactgccGTTCTTGTCATCAATTGTCTCCCATACATACAGTAGTGAAAGTAAGAAATACACTCAGAACCTCATTACAAGGAGCAGGCTTCTTTGGACACGGTTTGAGTAAGACTGGATCAAGGTTGATCACCGAAGATTAAAGAAACGTAAAGGAAATGAAAACTCACCAACATTATAACTCCCCACGTGCTCAACACAATCCCACACGCGGCGAGTTTTGGTCCACAAATCAGCCCACACATGTTTAAACTGCGTCCAGCTCAGCTGAGTTCTGTACGGCAAAGCGAACTCGCTGATTAAACATCTGTCACTTGTCCTGTCAGGTGACCGTCACGGAACACCGGAAGTTTCCGGAATTTCGACATGGATGTTGAGCATGTTGAGTAACATTACtgagttttgaaaatgttgtatTACTTCAATGCTTAGCGAAAATATACACTCAGttatttggtttaaaattaatataatatttgatGTGACATAAACGCAAAAAGTACAGTGGGATAAAAATGCTCTCATTAGACTCTACGAACTGAcaattatttgaaaaagaatGTTATAACGTGTCCTTTTTTAGAtgtgttagagaaaaaaaattgtacgCATGTAAATGTGATTAACAAAAAAGTTACTTGTCCCGTCTGTCTTAAGTCACGTGTCTTTCCTCTTAATGGCCATGCTGATGTTGCGTTCATGGACTGTCGGTAGaaatataactgaaaaaaagttcgGAGTCTTAACGCATTATTATAAAGTAGTTAGCTTCAGTGCGAACCTTGTGATCAAACCAGATAAAGAGCCTAAATTACCTACTTGTGTTGTGTTATGCATTCGTCGCGGGTAGTTACCAAGTAAATCCAGataccaaaaaacacaacaaataaccCCAGTGTATAGCTAATTTAAAAATTAGCCGAATGGGTTGTATaagtgtaaataaatattgaattttatttttgccagcAGTGGTGTATGTCGGCTGCTCGTAAACAcgctttatttatgtatttgtttattataaatatggttAAATGATATGACAAGAATGAGGCATGATCAGGGCATGATGTGCAATATACTGCGTTCACGTACCTTCGGAATTATTAAAATTTACAGccaacacacaaaacagaaaatcttacttttttttcatgtaaaaggGAGGGATTATCAAAAAGAAATACACCAACGAATGGGGAAAAtgtaccatatatatatatattcatattcaaaattgttacagtaaaaatagACAATAAATTATAGCAAATAatcttttttcagcacttttatgtctttttattgtgtgtgtgtgtgtgtgtgtgtattttttcttactagttttctttcttttttgctaagttttgggccatgtcttgttaagttgctttttgctttCTCCAAatggtttttgaaaaaaaacccccaccaaaacaatgaaaaaaaacccactttgcTCAGTTTTTGAAAGGTTCAAAGGTATGTCTTTGTGCTGGTACAGAAACGTAtgttgtgctgttgtgttgtaAAATCAGAACCACAGCGTTCCGAGATTCCGAGGAGACATTAAACGCAGCACTtgcattgtgttgtgttcacTGTGTGACCCATTTGTCTCCAGAGGAAACGTAAATCCCCGCAGATAAAACTTTAACAGCACTATGCAACGGTGTATTGAAATGTTGGACTTCTCCAGGTACCAACACTAAAAGCGAAGGAATAGCAGATATCCAGCTCCTCTGCTACAGCACGACAAGCGCCAAATGCTAACCTACCTAGCTACGCTATTAGCATCTTAGCAGCTGCTCCGTCCACTTGCAGGCATCACTGTGCAGTCCGCTCAGactatatacagtctgtggtacCACAGAGCGGCAACATGACCTCAGCCTCCACTAAAGTAAGTCTGTTTTACACACCAATCACTGAGGACGTAGTAGAGCTAGTTCCCCGCCGTAGTTTGCTCCTACTACCTCCATAGTAATTTTACGTACACAAACGCACGAGCGCCTCTCCCGCTGCTGCTCGCGGGAGCAATTATTAGTTTATGTAAGGAAACTGAGAGAATGATTCAGAGAAATCCCATACTTTAaggttttcacttttaatgtgtgTGCAGTCATAATTTCCATACAGATTTGTTTATAGACTGCATGCACAGAACTATGTTTACACTCTGTCCAcatgtttctcctgttttgGTCTGGAGCCAATGAACACAACTGCAATTATACTTAATAGATGGCAATACAATAAAATTTACAGATTCCTATATTTGGACCTTTTCTGATTAATCGGTCcactgtgtaagatttagggggatttattgACAGTTGGTGCTGATTGCATATCCCGGTTAGAATTTGCTGTTTGGCATATTGGAAAAGGCCTGTTAGCACCTACTAAAGTgtgcttacattttttctctgataatttaagatgAGGAGGTCGCTCATCATGAAGGGGCTGCTTAGTAcggtggctgatgcaaaaacaccattGGCCCTATCTAGAGACAGTGTTTGTCCATTCAGGTGTACACATGGCAGCGCAGCATGGTTTGCCCGTTCTCTATGACTATataaacagctcaaaacagtgATTCTTATTGTGTCGTCTACATGGAACAAAATTTCCAGTCTTAAAATTATCTGCCGATATTTAAGAAATTTGAGTGAAACTCACTCAGATTGTCACTAGGAGTCCAGTTTTAATGCTAAATGTGTGTTCCACAGGTTGGGGAGAtcttctctgctgctggagctgccTTCACCAAACTAGGAGAGCTCACCATGCAGCTTCACCCAGTAGCAGACGCCAGCCCTGcagggtaacacacacacacacacacacacacatacacagatatatTTACTGTTCACTTGGTGTAAATACTAAAACCAGTTTAGTTCCCATCCTCCCTCCAGTGGTCAGACGAAGAGCACAGTGAAGAGGAAACTGTATGAAGACGGAGCTCTGCCCAACCCCTCTGACGGGCCAAAGAAGGTCGTCAAGAAAACCATCGCTACTGTCGCCATGGCAACGCAGGGCACTCCAACCGTCATCTCCGTGCCCACAGCTCAGGTTGTGGTGGCGTCAGGACTACAGGGTTCCCCCTCCAGCCAGCCCACCCTGAAAAAACAGAAGACTGCAGGTGAGTCAGAACATCTCAGTCATCAATATTGCAGTCACTTTTTCATGGGACCTGATaattaaaggaacatttcacaaaattattatttgttcatCAGGCACTCACCCCGTGTTGTTGAATTTGCGATGAAAACACTCGtttttttccaggccttgaTGAAAAACGAACAATCcataaactgagaaaattcttgttgaattgaattaaatggGATCCATGTTTAGTAACAgcaaaattatgttaaaacatctgtttacaaactctaaTGCAACTGGTGCAGTACAatttaagtctcatttatccagtctcATGTCAGACAtgcaattaaattttttatgtGTTACTTTCACACAAGTATTcgaacctttgaaccctaagtaaattggtatgatttctttcaaaaaagggaaaaaggctaattgcaagacattagccaatttagaaaattatttttagaaagctataaaaaatatatatttctttttaaacaaattttctgctcattgccttattcccgtgtttttgaaagaccaattttctcaagtttcaatgggttaatgCATAAGAATATTAACTTACTCATGAGGATAGAAATGTATGGTATGACTCTACAACCATACATcacaagtttcttttttttcaaaagcctTCAACtgtaattaatatatattatttaattttcacttttctgtggtggtttttaaaaaatgcaaattttcctcccttgtgtatgtgtgtgtgtgtgtgtgtgtgtgtgtagacgtGACCCTCAGTGCTCTTAACGACTCAGATGTCAACAGCGATCTCGTGGACATCGAGGGACTGGGTGAAGGATCCAACtccaaaaaactcaacaacttTGATCAAGGTGAAGAAGGAACACCagtactgtgtgtttgtttaattctAACGCTGTGTTAACATTGGCTACAACATAACATATAATTCATTACACATAGACCAATGATTTACTGTGAAGCTGGAAATCCATCCTGCTGCCCCAAATACTCACTAGGGCACCTATTTGAATTAATTCGCCACTGAAAGTAGTTCCCACCAAATGCTCTATTTCCTTACTtagccttaaaaaaagaaagagaaaaaagtgaggtgtttttaaaaaagatgttttattgGCATCctgagttgatttttttcatggaaTTAGTTGATACTAATACATGTTTAGAAATACCCTAGACTTCTGTTCTTTAATGGAGCTgttcaaatgttgttttgtgtctcgaCAGATAACTTGAACCTGGACTCGAGCCTCATCATGAATCCCGGTGaccttcctctgctctctcGTTGACCTGTCACTTCGTTTGGACTTGAAAAGATGGaaattttgaacaaaaaaaaggaccCAAATGGATAAAAACTTAAAACCAGGAGATGCTGACGTACCACATTAGAGTAAATATAGTAGTATTCAGTATTGTGTTGTGTCACGCAGGACTCGTTTTCAATTCAACACATCCCACCTCTTGGAGACGCCGGACGAGGCGGACAaaatttttccaaatttggccCCTCACCCCCCCCAACCCTTATCTCCG encodes:
- the zgc:92664 gene encoding chromatin complexes subunit BAP18 isoform X1; translation: MTSASTKVGEIFSAAGAAFTKLGELTMQLHPVADASPAGSHPPSSGQTKSTVKRKLYEDGALPNPSDGPKKVVKKTIATVAMATQGTPTVISVPTAQVVVASGLQGSPSSQPTLKKQKTADVTLSALNDSDVNSDLVDIEGLGEGSNSKKLNNFDQDNLNLDSSLIMNPGDLPLLSR
- the rnaseka gene encoding ribonuclease kappa-A, which translates into the protein MCGLICGPKLAACGIVLSTWGVIMLAMLGIFFTTHSALLIEDVPHSSKAFNLTDTPELVYELYNRVGYNCFIASAIYILFGAFSCYQMRLNQRKEYLVH
- the zgc:92664 gene encoding chromatin complexes subunit BAP18 isoform X2, which encodes MTSASTKVGEIFSAAGAAFTKLGELTMQLHPVADASPAGGQTKSTVKRKLYEDGALPNPSDGPKKVVKKTIATVAMATQGTPTVISVPTAQVVVASGLQGSPSSQPTLKKQKTADVTLSALNDSDVNSDLVDIEGLGEGSNSKKLNNFDQDNLNLDSSLIMNPGDLPLLSR